In a genomic window of Branchiostoma floridae strain S238N-H82 chromosome 19, Bfl_VNyyK, whole genome shotgun sequence:
- the LOC118407164 gene encoding uncharacterized protein LOC118407164 has translation MADIVGVLPEPFAPVSTINGLSEDMRKTKKEDSRTYLFVAVAILDHASAILGIPVILQKLKGPRNDFRVDVNLPTVKQACSLAVHKMRTYSMEQVMAGDVDVMTVDSFEDDEARRKVKAAIEERMQCMIYGRQPAKTRARQLKKFPTKDGRVAITLSCPAFNEQQGRVLAVIDGEDPPLPVMMRKSDLDLEWRGGEESASDFGGRKRGEKLNDEEFTKMVELLERVLQGIPGSDLQPFPVSEDGKISIRDKLFPVKVTKSTLLD, from the exons atggcggatatcGTAGGCGTGTTGCCGGAACCTTTCGCTCCCGTGTCTACGATAAACGGCCTTTCTGAG GATATGAGAAAAACAAAGAAGGAAGACTCAAGAACCTACCTGTTTGTAGCCGTAGCCATCCTGGACCATGCATCGGCAATCCTAGGGATACCAGTCATTCTACAAAAGTTAAAGGGCCCCAGAAACGACTTCAGAGTCGACGTCAACCTACCGACAGTGAAGCAAGCGTGTTCTCTAGCCGTGCACAAGATGAGAACATATAGTATGGAGCAAGTCATGGCAGGAGACGTAGACGTGATGACAGTGGACAG CTTTGAAGACGACGAGGCGAGACGCAAAGTAAAGGCTGCTATAGAAGAGCGGATGCAGTGCATGATCTACGGACGGCAACCTGCGAAGACTAGAGCTAGACAGCTAAAGAAGTT CCCAACGAAGGACGGTAGAGTGGCAATTACTCTGAGTTGTCCAGCGTTCAACGAACAACAGGGACGTGTTCTTGCTGTGATAGATGGGGAAGACCCTCCTCTCCCAGTCATGATGCGGAAG TCTGACCTGGACTTGGAATGGAGGGGAGGAGAAGAGTCCGCTTCAGACTTTGGAGGAAGAAAAAGGGGAGAAAAACTCAACGACGAGGAATTCACAAAGATGGTGGAACTTCTCGAAAGGGTGCTTCAAGGCATCCCAGGCTCTGAT TTGCAGCCATTCCCGGTGTCAGAGGATGGGAAGATAAGCATCCGGGACAAGCTTTTCCCCGTGAAGGTAACCAAGTCCACATTGCTTGACTAA
- the LOC118406923 gene encoding p53-induced death domain-containing protein 1-like, producing MIPPANVEDLQEPQPDGNRGACYGFPVAAGFHTLPKTSSSVHMASQSRQHLPFRPMSCSTDTIPSTSASSHETSVSSLEYREKVYSTLARSYANILTASATEELKISLGDQWPELARRLKLKQYQIDHIVNENRSDLQGQIYNMLRCWQQRKTGEATIPELYGALKECNRLDIMHKLQAMEDNS from the exons ATGATTCCACCCGCTAACGTTGAAGATTTGCAG GAACCACAACCTGACGGCAACCGGGGTGCTTGCTATGGTTTTCCAGTTGCGGCTGGGTTTCACACACTACCAAAGACCTCCAGTTCTGTTCATATGGCTTCGCAGAGCAGACAACATTTGCCCTTTAGACCCATGTCTTGTTCTACAGATACGATCCCTTCAACTTCAGCCTCCTCCCACGAAACGTCGGTATCCAGTCTGGAATACCGGGAGAAAGTATACTCTACACTGGCTCGGTCTTATGCAAACA TTCTCACGGCTAGTGCGACTGAGGAGCTGAAAATCAGCCTTGGAGACCAATGGCCCGAGCTCGCACGTCGTCTCAAGCTAAAGCAATACCAGATTGATCATATagtaaatgaaaacagatcAGACTTGCAAGGTCAGATCTACAACATGCTTCGATGTTGGCAGCAAAGGAAGACAGGAGAAGCAACCATCCCTGAGCTTTATGGTGCCCTGAAAGAGTGCAATCGTCTGGACATTATGCATAAGCTACAAGCTATGGAAGATAATTCGTGA